One region of Campylobacter concisus genomic DNA includes:
- a CDS encoding histidine kinase has protein sequence MIDHKKIGIKHFKRSKFKEAIFYFSLAYEKTQDKNLLFLIQICSLGEKNAEEAKLLFDYFMDKLRAGEDDEGMDEILKILESRLASDEYFEEQDAISYEDFKKAVYKDGSFKKVFENIMFSTKVMISNKDDFLEFLENLIKNDFIEMSINYLESAAVMFGGDERIDQLFREIQKRQNNENISRK, from the coding sequence TTGATAGATCATAAAAAAATAGGCATTAAACACTTTAAACGCTCAAAATTTAAAGAAGCGATCTTTTACTTCTCTCTAGCTTACGAAAAGACACAGGATAAAAATTTACTATTTTTGATACAAATTTGCTCCCTTGGCGAGAAAAATGCAGAGGAAGCAAAACTTTTATTTGACTATTTTATGGATAAACTAAGAGCTGGCGAAGATGATGAAGGAATGGATGAAATTTTAAAAATTTTAGAATCAAGATTGGCTAGCGATGAGTATTTTGAAGAGCAAGACGCGATCAGCTATGAGGACTTTAAAAAGGCTGTTTATAAGGATGGGAGCTTCAAAAAGGTCTTTGAAAATATCATGTTCTCAACCAAGGTCATGATCTCAAACAAAGATGATTTTTTAGAATTTTTGGAAAATTTGATAAAAAATGACTTCATCGAAATGAGTATAAACTATCTTGAGAGTGCGGCGGTGATGTTTGGCGGTGATGAGCGCATAGATCAGCTTTTTAGAGAGATACAAAAAAGACAAAACAATGAAAATATCAGTAGAAAATAG
- a CDS encoding NifU family protein: MIPFSDEELLKPVSASLQKVLPMLENDGGGMELLGIKNGKIYVRLTGHCHGCAASTTTLKYGLERQLRMDIHPELEVVNIPIGEEFDIDRS, encoded by the coding sequence ATGATCCCATTTAGCGATGAAGAACTTTTAAAACCAGTCAGTGCGAGTTTGCAAAAGGTATTACCGATGCTTGAAAATGATGGCGGTGGTATGGAGCTACTTGGCATAAAAAACGGCAAAATTTACGTAAGACTTACAGGGCATTGTCATGGATGTGCAGCTAGCACAACTACACTAAAATATGGACTCGAAAGACAACTTCGTATGGATATTCACCCAGAGCTTGAGGTCGTAAATATCCCGATCGGCGAGGAATTTGACATTGATAGATCATAA
- a CDS encoding NrtA/SsuA/CpmA family ABC transporter substrate-binding protein yields the protein MRKFFKILCAASLFCLVVNASELDKIGMTYVKSPLNVPSIVDKFKGFYAKSFGMPVEYSEITSGAKQTQALASNSLQFLNCVGGTSVILAAANKADIKIISAYSRAPEAFAIFAKDKGIKTAKDLKGKKIAGPKGTILNELLVRYLALGGLGINDVEFVSMGIPAAQAALENGSVDAALLAGPTAYNAKKSGLSVVTTGKGVITPVIVTATSGEFYKKHKDLVEKFKKAQDEILAFMKANEEEALKFTAEETGLSIEAVKSMYPQYDFSPKITPEDIKALEATQKFMLESKMIEQKVDIKSLLID from the coding sequence ATGAGAAAGTTTTTTAAGATTTTGTGTGCAGCCTCTTTGTTTTGTCTAGTCGTAAACGCAAGTGAGCTAGATAAGATTGGCATGACCTACGTCAAATCGCCACTAAACGTCCCTTCAATCGTCGATAAATTTAAAGGCTTTTATGCTAAATCTTTTGGCATGCCAGTCGAGTACTCTGAGATAACATCAGGTGCAAAGCAGACTCAAGCTCTAGCTTCAAATTCGCTCCAGTTTCTAAACTGCGTGGGCGGAACTTCAGTCATACTTGCCGCAGCAAACAAAGCTGACATAAAGATCATAAGTGCATATTCAAGAGCACCTGAAGCTTTTGCAATATTTGCTAAAGATAAAGGTATAAAAACCGCTAAAGACCTAAAAGGTAAAAAAATAGCAGGCCCAAAAGGTACGATATTAAATGAGCTTTTGGTTAGGTATCTTGCTCTTGGTGGACTTGGCATAAATGACGTAGAGTTCGTTTCTATGGGCATCCCAGCTGCACAAGCTGCACTTGAAAATGGTAGTGTCGATGCAGCACTTCTTGCTGGACCAACTGCTTATAATGCTAAAAAATCAGGACTTAGTGTCGTAACAACAGGTAAGGGCGTCATCACTCCAGTCATCGTTACTGCCACAAGCGGAGAATTTTACAAAAAGCATAAAGATCTAGTTGAAAAATTTAAAAAGGCCCAAGATGAAATTTTGGCTTTTATGAAAGCAAATGAGGAAGAGGCATTAAAATTTACAGCTGAAGAGACCGGGCTTAGCATAGAGGCGGTAAAGAGTATGTATCCGCAGTATGACTTTAGTCCAAAGATCACGCCTGAAGATATAAAAGCACTTGAAGCTACGCAAAAATTTATGCTTGAGAGCAAGATGATTGAACAAAAAGTAGATATAAAATCACTTCTAATAGATTAA
- a CDS encoding ABC transporter ATP-binding protein codes for MIEILNLSKHFFINDKRIDVLRELNLSIKKDKITVILGRSGCGKTTLLRLIAGLESVSLGEIKFKEQVKIGFVFQEPRLMPFLNVYENIVFALKKYEIDEAKIDRLISMIGLSDFKFAAVSQLSGGMSSRVSLARVLAYEANLILMDEPFAALDTFTRASMQAEILKLQADKTIIFVTHNVDEALYLADEIILLEKGGMKSNYDLSKLAKPRDLLCDELINLKRKILSEI; via the coding sequence ATGATAGAAATTTTAAATTTATCAAAGCATTTTTTTATTAATGACAAGCGTATCGACGTTTTAAGAGAGCTAAATTTAAGCATAAAAAAGGATAAGATCACCGTAATACTTGGCAGAAGTGGTTGCGGTAAAACAACTCTTTTAAGGCTTATTGCTGGACTTGAGAGCGTAAGTCTAGGTGAGATAAAATTTAAAGAGCAAGTAAAGATCGGCTTTGTCTTTCAAGAGCCTAGGCTCATGCCTTTTTTAAATGTCTATGAAAATATCGTATTTGCGCTTAAAAAGTATGAGATAGACGAGGCAAAGATAGATAGGCTCATATCAATGATAGGGCTTAGCGACTTTAAATTTGCCGCTGTTTCGCAGCTGTCTGGTGGCATGAGCTCGCGCGTTTCTCTTGCAAGAGTGCTTGCATACGAAGCAAATTTGATCCTCATGGATGAGCCATTTGCAGCACTTGATACTTTTACGAGAGCCAGCATGCAGGCTGAAATTTTAAAGCTCCAAGCCGACAAAACCATCATTTTTGTCACTCATAATGTCGATGAAGCTCTATATTTAGCAGATGAGATCATTTTGCTTGAAAAAGGCGGGATGAAATCAAATTATGACCTGTCAAAACTAGCTAAGCCAAGAGATTTGCTTTGCGATGAGCTAATAAATTTAAAGCGTAAAATTTTAAGTGAAATTTAG
- a CDS encoding ABC transporter permease translates to MIEIFKKSVLILVIFALWQVVCELEIFTPYILPSPITTLKTMFDMSLSGELITHVMISFKRIFVGYAFAFILAFTFGGVAALFPKASIYYEWILEFFRNVPPLSLIAILVLWFGINETPKIIIIILASFFPMFLSISKGLTSCDVKLIEVGKIFCFSKFEIFYKIILKNAIKDIFVGMRIGFGYAMRAIVGAEMIAASSGLGYLILDAEELSRADRIFVGIFTIGICGVLIDRVFLFLISKFSLLRSEK, encoded by the coding sequence GTGATAGAAATTTTTAAAAAGAGCGTTTTGATCCTAGTGATCTTTGCTCTCTGGCAGGTTGTTTGTGAGCTAGAAATTTTCACGCCCTATATCTTGCCAAGTCCTATTACGACACTTAAAACGATGTTTGATATGAGCTTAAGTGGCGAGCTAATAACGCATGTGATGATTAGTTTTAAGCGTATATTTGTTGGCTATGCTTTTGCATTTATTTTGGCATTTACTTTTGGCGGAGTAGCGGCGCTATTTCCAAAAGCTAGTATTTATTATGAGTGGATACTAGAGTTTTTTAGAAATGTTCCACCACTTAGCCTTATTGCTATTTTGGTACTTTGGTTTGGTATAAATGAAACACCAAAAATTATTATTATCATCCTAGCATCGTTTTTCCCAATGTTTTTAAGCATTTCAAAAGGGCTAACTAGCTGCGATGTGAAGCTTATTGAAGTTGGTAAAATTTTTTGTTTTAGTAAATTTGAAATTTTTTACAAAATCATCCTAAAAAATGCCATAAAAGATATTTTTGTCGGTATGCGTATAGGTTTTGGCTACGCTATGCGAGCGATTGTAGGAGCGGAGATGATCGCAGCTTCTAGCGGGCTAGGCTATCTCATACTTGACGCTGAGGAGCTTTCACGCGCAGATAGGATATTTGTAGGTATATTTACAATAGGAATTTGTGGCGTACTCATAGATAGAGTATTTTTATTTTTGATATCTAAATTTAGCCTTTTACGAAGTGAAAAATGA
- the rplQ gene encoding 50S ribosomal protein L17 — translation MRHKHGYRKLGRTSSHRSALLKNLAIAIIKSEKIETTLPKAKELRSYIEKLITRARKGDSNAHRAVFASLQDKETTNKLVTEVAPKFKERNGGYTRIIKTRVRRGDAAEMAYIELVAE, via the coding sequence ATGAGACATAAACACGGATATCGCAAACTTGGTAGAACGTCATCTCATAGATCTGCATTGCTTAAGAATTTGGCGATAGCTATCATCAAAAGCGAAAAGATAGAGACGACTTTACCAAAAGCAAAAGAGCTTAGAAGCTATATTGAAAAGCTAATCACAAGAGCTAGAAAAGGTGACTCTAACGCTCATAGAGCAGTATTTGCTTCTTTACAAGATAAAGAAACAACAAATAAATTAGTTACTGAAGTAGCTCCAAAATTTAAAGAGCGCAATGGTGGCTATACAAGAATCATCAAGACTCGTGTTCGTAGAGGCGACGCGGCAGAGATGGCTTATATAGAGCTAGTAGCTGAATAA
- a CDS encoding DNA-directed RNA polymerase subunit alpha produces the protein MRKITTSAYMPTEIEVKSVSENVANITAYPFEAGYAVTLAHPLRRLLYTSTVGFAPIGVKIKGVSHEFDSMRGMLEDVAFFIINLKKIRFKLKSTSEREVIEYSFKGPKEITGADLNNDLVEIVNPDAYLATINEDAELNFSVIIQKGIGYVPSEEIREEIEDDYIALDAFFTPVKKAVYDIQNVLVEDDPDYEKIVFTITTDGQVSPIEAFKNCLEAMYQQMSVFKGILDIDVSTPVTSSTAGGEFSKLLSSVEDLNLSARSFNCLDKADIRFIGELALMDENELKELKNLGKKSLEEIKAVMEEIGYPVGADVLKDGKEQLRKKITELKAQMSVKE, from the coding sequence ATGAGAAAGATTACTACATCAGCTTATATGCCAACTGAAATTGAAGTTAAAAGTGTTAGTGAAAATGTTGCTAACATTACAGCATATCCTTTTGAGGCGGGCTATGCTGTTACCTTGGCTCACCCATTACGCCGCCTTCTTTACACAAGTACAGTAGGTTTTGCACCTATTGGTGTAAAGATCAAGGGCGTTAGCCACGAATTTGACAGTATGCGCGGCATGCTTGAGGACGTAGCATTTTTTATTATAAATTTGAAAAAGATCAGATTTAAATTAAAAAGCACCAGTGAGCGCGAAGTTATAGAGTATAGCTTTAAAGGACCAAAAGAGATAACCGGTGCTGATTTAAATAATGATCTAGTTGAGATCGTTAACCCAGATGCATACCTTGCTACAATAAATGAAGATGCTGAGTTAAATTTTTCAGTTATCATTCAAAAAGGTATCGGATATGTTCCTAGTGAAGAGATCAGAGAAGAGATCGAAGACGACTATATCGCACTTGATGCTTTCTTTACACCTGTTAAAAAAGCAGTTTACGATATACAAAATGTCTTGGTTGAGGATGATCCAGACTATGAAAAGATTGTATTTACTATAACAACTGATGGTCAAGTTAGTCCGATAGAGGCTTTTAAAAATTGTTTAGAAGCTATGTATCAACAAATGTCAGTATTTAAAGGAATTTTAGATATTGATGTTAGTACTCCAGTTACTAGCTCAACTGCAGGTGGCGAGTTTTCAAAGTTACTTTCTAGTGTAGAAGATCTAAATTTAAGTGCTAGAAGTTTCAACTGCCTTGACAAAGCTGATATTAGATTTATTGGCGAGCTTGCATTAATGGACGAAAATGAGCTTAAAGAGCTTAAAAATTTAGGTAAAAAATCTCTTGAAGAGATTAAAGCGGTTATGGAAGAGATAGGCTATCCAGTTGGTGCCGATGTGTTAAAAGATGGCAAAGAGCAACTAAGAAAGAAAATAACCGAGCTTAAAGCACAAATGAGTGTAAAAGAATAA
- the rpsD gene encoding 30S ribosomal protein S4: MARYTGPVEKLERRLGVSLALKGERRLAGKSAFEKRPYAPGQHGQRRAKISEYGLQLREKQKAKFMYGVSEKQFRRLFQEAARREGNTGALLVQLLEQRLDNVVYRMGFATTRRFARQLVTHGHILVNGKRVDIPSYRVEPGAKVEIVEKSKNNPQIIRAIDLTAQTGIVAWVDVEKEKKFGIFTRNPEREEVIIPVEERFIVELYSK; this comes from the coding sequence ATGGCTAGATATACAGGACCTGTTGAAAAATTAGAAAGACGTCTTGGTGTGTCTCTTGCGTTAAAAGGCGAAAGAAGACTTGCTGGTAAAAGTGCTTTTGAAAAAAGACCTTATGCGCCAGGACAACATGGACAAAGAAGAGCAAAAATAAGCGAATATGGCTTACAACTTCGTGAGAAACAAAAAGCTAAATTCATGTATGGTGTTTCTGAAAAGCAATTTAGAAGATTATTTCAAGAAGCAGCACGCCGCGAGGGCAATACTGGTGCCCTTTTAGTCCAGCTACTAGAGCAAAGATTAGATAATGTTGTTTATAGAATGGGCTTTGCAACAACTCGTCGTTTTGCTCGTCAGCTAGTAACCCATGGACATATTTTAGTAAATGGCAAAAGAGTAGATATACCATCTTACAGAGTTGAGCCAGGTGCAAAAGTAGAGATTGTTGAAAAATCTAAAAATAATCCACAAATTATTCGTGCAATAGATCTTACAGCACAAACTGGTATTGTTGCTTGGGTAGATGTTGAAAAAGAGAAAAAATTTGGAATTTTCACTAGAAATCCAGAAAGAGAAGAGGTTATCATTCCTGTTGAGGAAAGATTTATAGTAGAGCTTTATTCAAAATAA
- the rpsK gene encoding 30S ribosomal protein S11, whose product MAKRKIVKKKVVRKSIAKGIVYISATFNNTMVTVTDEMGNAIAWSSAGGLGFKGSKKSTPYAAQQAVEDALNKAKEHGIKEVGIKVQGPGSGRETAVKSVGTVEGIKVSFFKDITPLPHNGCRPPKRRRV is encoded by the coding sequence ATGGCGAAAAGAAAAATTGTTAAGAAAAAAGTAGTTAGAAAAAGCATAGCCAAAGGTATCGTTTATATTAGTGCAACATTTAACAACACTATGGTAACTGTAACTGATGAAATGGGAAATGCTATTGCATGGAGTAGTGCAGGTGGCTTAGGCTTTAAAGGTAGTAAAAAATCAACTCCTTATGCAGCCCAACAGGCAGTTGAAGATGCTCTAAATAAAGCAAAAGAGCATGGCATAAAAGAAGTTGGTATTAAGGTTCAAGGTCCAGGTAGCGGACGTGAAACGGCTGTTAAAAGTGTAGGAACTGTTGAAGGAATTAAAGTATCTTTCTTTAAGGACATTACACCTTTACCACACAATGGTTGTAGACCGCCAAAACGCCGCCGCGTATAA
- the rpsM gene encoding 30S ribosomal protein S13 codes for MARIAGVDLPNKKRIEYGLTYIYGIGLYKSRQILDAAGISYDKRVYELSEDEAAAIRKEIQEHHIVEGDLRKQVAMDIKALMDLGSYRGLRHRKGLPVRGQKTKTNARTRKGRRKTVGAATK; via the coding sequence ATGGCACGTATTGCAGGTGTAGATTTACCAAACAAAAAGAGAATCGAGTATGGTTTGACTTATATTTATGGTATAGGTCTTTATAAATCTCGTCAAATTCTTGACGCAGCTGGAATTTCTTACGACAAGAGAGTTTATGAGCTTAGCGAAGATGAAGCGGCAGCCATCCGTAAAGAAATTCAAGAGCATCATATCGTTGAGGGTGATTTGAGAAAACAAGTTGCTATGGATATCAAAGCTCTTATGGATCTTGGAAGTTATAGAGGTCTTCGCCACAGAAAAGGTCTTCCTGTTCGTGGCCAAAAGACTAAAACTAATGCTAGAACCAGAAAAGGCAGACGTAAAACTGTCGGTGCGGCTACTAAGTAA
- the rpmJ gene encoding 50S ribosomal protein L36 encodes MKVRPSVKKMCDKCKIVKRSGIIRVICENPKHKQRQG; translated from the coding sequence ATGAAAGTTCGTCCTTCTGTAAAGAAGATGTGTGACAAATGTAAAATTGTCAAACGTAGTGGCATAATTCGTGTTATCTGCGAAAATCCAAAACATAAACAAAGACAAGGATAA
- the infA gene encoding translation initiation factor IF-1 → MAKDDVIEIDGNVVEALPNATFKVELDNKHIILCHIAGKMRMHYIKIMPGDRVKVELTPYSLDKGRITYRYK, encoded by the coding sequence GTGGCAAAAGACGATGTCATTGAGATTGATGGAAATGTTGTTGAAGCACTGCCAAATGCAACTTTTAAAGTTGAGCTTGACAATAAACATATAATTTTATGTCATATCGCCGGAAAAATGAGAATGCATTATATAAAGATAATGCCTGGCGACCGCGTAAAAGTAGAACTTACGCCATATAGCCTAGACAAGGGCAGGATCACTTATAGATATAAGTAA
- the map gene encoding type I methionyl aminopeptidase has translation MAITLKRPAEIEKMRAANKIVAQTLDHVSTIIKPGISLLEIDKICEDMIRAAGAKPAFKGLYGFPNAACISVNEVVIHGIPNEYKLKEGDIVSVDIGSNLDGYFGDSARTFGVGKISKEDEALIACSKDALYFAIDFIRAGMHFKEICYELEKFILGRGYVPLRGYCGHGIGKRPHEEPEIPNYLDGNNPKAGPKIKEGMVFCIEPMICQKDGMPVLGSDNWKVTSKDGLRTSHYEHCMAIVNGKAEILSQA, from the coding sequence ATGGCTATCACGCTAAAAAGACCGGCTGAGATAGAGAAAATGAGAGCGGCGAATAAGATCGTCGCTCAAACTCTTGATCACGTTTCTACGATCATAAAGCCTGGAATTTCCCTTCTTGAGATAGATAAAATTTGCGAAGATATGATAAGGGCTGCTGGGGCAAAACCTGCTTTTAAAGGTCTTTATGGCTTTCCAAATGCAGCTTGCATAAGTGTCAATGAAGTGGTGATCCACGGAATTCCAAATGAATACAAACTAAAAGAGGGTGATATCGTTAGTGTTGATATTGGCTCAAATTTAGATGGTTATTTTGGTGATTCGGCTAGGACTTTTGGAGTTGGTAAAATTTCAAAAGAAGACGAGGCTTTGATTGCTTGCTCAAAAGATGCACTATATTTTGCTATTGATTTCATAAGAGCTGGTATGCATTTTAAAGAAATTTGCTACGAGCTTGAGAAATTTATACTAGGCAGAGGCTATGTACCTTTACGTGGGTATTGTGGCCACGGCATAGGCAAAAGGCCACACGAAGAGCCAGAAATTCCAAACTACCTTGATGGAAACAACCCAAAAGCTGGACCAAAGATAAAAGAGGGAATGGTATTTTGTATAGAGCCGATGATTTGCCAAAAAGACGGCATGCCAGTTTTAGGAAGCGATAACTGGAAAGTAACCTCAAAAGATGGTTTAAGAACCAGCCATTATGAGCATTGTATGGCGATAGTTAATGGCAAAGCTGAAATTTTAAGCCAAGCGTAA
- the secY gene encoding preprotein translocase subunit SecY, giving the protein MDKTLTNKILITLAFLFAYRILAYVPVPGVNVDVIKEFFNSNNSNALGLFNMFSGKAAERLSIISLGIMPYITASIIMELLAATFPKLGQMKKERDGMQKYMQIIRYATIVITLVQSIGVSIGLQSLSGRGGEQAIMIDMNLFIAISAVSMLTGTMLLMWIGEQITQRGIGNGISLIIFAGIVSGIPSAIGGTVNLVNTSEMNFLTVIAILVIILATIGAIIFVEMGERRIPISYSRKVIMENQNKRIMNYIPIKVNLSGVIPPIFASAILMFPSTILQASTNPVIQAINDFLSPNSYMFNVLTFLFIIFFAFFYASIVFNTKDISENLKKQGGFIPGVRPGESTASYLNEVAGRLTLGGALYLGVISTLPWVLVKTMGVPFYFGGTSVLIVVSVALDTMRRIEAQSYTNKYQTLSAVGL; this is encoded by the coding sequence ATGGATAAAACACTGACCAACAAGATTTTAATCACGTTGGCATTTTTGTTCGCATACAGGATACTGGCTTATGTGCCAGTTCCTGGTGTTAATGTCGACGTAATTAAAGAATTTTTCAATTCAAACAATAGCAACGCCTTGGGTCTATTTAATATGTTTAGTGGTAAAGCTGCTGAGCGTTTAAGTATCATATCTCTAGGCATCATGCCTTACATCACAGCTTCGATCATCATGGAGCTTTTAGCAGCAACATTCCCGAAATTAGGTCAGATGAAAAAAGAGCGCGACGGTATGCAAAAATATATGCAAATCATACGTTATGCAACTATCGTTATCACTCTTGTACAATCAATCGGCGTTTCTATCGGACTTCAAAGCTTAAGCGGTCGTGGCGGCGAGCAAGCTATCATGATAGATATGAATTTATTTATCGCGATCTCTGCTGTATCTATGCTAACTGGTACTATGCTACTTATGTGGATAGGCGAGCAGATTACCCAGCGCGGTATAGGCAACGGCATAAGTCTTATCATCTTTGCGGGCATCGTCTCTGGCATACCTAGTGCGATCGGCGGAACTGTAAATTTGGTAAATACTTCTGAGATGAATTTCCTAACAGTCATCGCTATTTTGGTGATTATTTTAGCTACTATTGGTGCTATTATCTTTGTCGAGATGGGCGAAAGACGTATCCCTATTTCTTACTCAAGAAAAGTGATAATGGAAAATCAAAACAAGCGTATAATGAACTATATACCGATCAAAGTAAATTTAAGTGGCGTTATCCCACCTATATTTGCTAGTGCGATTTTGATGTTTCCAAGCACTATCTTGCAGGCTAGCACAAATCCAGTAATCCAGGCTATCAACGACTTTTTAAGTCCAAATAGCTATATGTTTAATGTTTTAACATTTTTATTTATTATCTTCTTTGCGTTTTTCTACGCATCTATCGTCTTTAACACAAAAGATATAAGTGAAAATTTAAAGAAACAAGGCGGGTTTATCCCTGGTGTTAGACCAGGCGAAAGTACTGCTAGCTATCTAAACGAAGTAGCTGGCAGACTAACTTTAGGTGGAGCTTTATACTTAGGTGTCATTTCAACACTACCTTGGGTACTTGTAAAGACTATGGGTGTTCCATTTTATTTTGGTGGTACATCAGTACTTATCGTGGTTTCAGTAGCACTTGATACGATGAGGCGTATAGAAGCTCAGTCTTATACAAACAAATACCAAACTCTAAGTGCAGTAGGTCTATAA
- the rplO gene encoding 50S ribosomal protein L15: MALEKLTPAAGSTHATKRIGRGQGSGNGKTAGKGNKGQRARKGYNEKRGFEGGQQPLQRRLPKVGFTSKFEKPYVINVEKIAAIKELAEISIATIASVHKISKSVTKIKLIGASAKALASKIKDENVSVSGTK; the protein is encoded by the coding sequence ATGGCATTAGAAAAATTAACACCTGCTGCAGGTTCAACTCATGCAACCAAAAGAATAGGTCGTGGCCAAGGCAGTGGCAATGGCAAAACTGCTGGCAAAGGTAATAAAGGTCAAAGAGCAAGAAAAGGCTACAATGAAAAAAGAGGTTTTGAGGGCGGACAACAACCACTTCAAAGACGTCTTCCAAAGGTAGGCTTTACTTCTAAATTTGAAAAACCTTATGTTATCAATGTTGAAAAGATCGCAGCTATAAAAGAGCTTGCGGAAATTTCAATAGCAACAATAGCTAGCGTTCATAAAATTTCAAAGAGCGTTACTAAGATAAAACTAATCGGTGCAAGCGCAAAAGCTCTTGCTTCAAAGATCAAAGACGAGAACGTTAGCGTTAGCGGAACAAAATAA
- the rpsE gene encoding 30S ribosomal protein S5, giving the protein MEKYNREEFEEVIVDIGRVTKVVKGGRRFRFTALVVVGNRNGLVGFGYGKAKEVPDAMRKAIDDAFKNIIHVKIKGTTIPHDVEVKYNASRMLLRPASEGTGVIAGGSARPIIELAGIKDILTKSLGSNNSANVVRATIKALSLLKS; this is encoded by the coding sequence ATGGAAAAATATAATAGAGAAGAATTTGAAGAAGTAATCGTCGATATCGGTCGGGTTACAAAGGTTGTTAAAGGTGGCCGTAGATTTAGATTTACAGCTTTAGTTGTTGTTGGTAATAGAAATGGTCTAGTTGGCTTTGGTTATGGTAAAGCTAAAGAGGTACCAGATGCGATGAGAAAAGCGATTGACGACGCATTTAAAAATATTATCCACGTTAAGATCAAAGGCACAACTATCCCTCATGATGTAGAGGTAAAATATAACGCAAGTAGAATGCTACTTCGCCCAGCTAGCGAGGGTACTGGTGTTATCGCTGGTGGTAGTGCACGTCCTATTATCGAGCTTGCAGGTATTAAGGATATCCTTACTAAATCACTTGGCTCAAATAACTCAGCAAATGTCGTTCGTGCTACTATAAAAGCACTTAGTTTGCTAAAAAGCTAA
- the rplR gene encoding 50S ribosomal protein L18, whose amino-acid sequence MTAKVLKRKIALRIKRKRRIRGKISGVATCPRVSIFKSNRTLYVQAIDDVTATTLAAVDGRKIGIKANKEGAVTLAKEFAKALKAKKIDVAVFDRNGYLYHGVIAAFAEALRENGIKL is encoded by the coding sequence ATGACAGCAAAAGTACTAAAAAGAAAAATCGCTCTTAGAATTAAGAGAAAAAGAAGAATCAGAGGTAAAATTTCTGGTGTTGCAACTTGTCCAAGAGTTTCTATTTTCAAATCAAACAGAACTCTTTATGTTCAAGCAATTGATGACGTTACAGCTACTACACTAGCTGCGGTTGATGGCAGAAAGATAGGCATAAAAGCAAATAAAGAAGGTGCGGTCACTTTAGCTAAAGAATTTGCTAAGGCTTTAAAAGCTAAGAAGATAGATGTTGCAGTTTTTGATAGAAATGGTTATTTGTATCATGGCGTTATCGCAGCATTTGCTGAAGCTTTAAGAGAAAATGGCATCAAGCTATAA
- the rplF gene encoding 50S ribosomal protein L6, whose protein sequence is MSRIGKQPIAIPSGVDVSVENNVLKFKKGNHIKELDTKGHVDVKIENGHIVFAPKGEDRQSRAYWGTYRALANNIVTGITAGFTRQLEINGVGYKAAAKGKILELSLGFSHLINYELPAGVEASVEKNVITIKGDDKQVVGQVAAQVRGFRPPEPYKGKGVKYLEERIIRKAGKTSKK, encoded by the coding sequence ATGTCACGTATTGGAAAACAGCCTATCGCTATCCCAAGTGGTGTAGACGTTAGCGTTGAAAATAATGTCCTAAAATTTAAAAAGGGCAATCATATAAAAGAGCTTGACACAAAAGGTCATGTTGATGTCAAGATAGAAAATGGTCATATAGTTTTTGCTCCAAAGGGCGAAGATCGCCAAAGTAGAGCTTACTGGGGAACATATAGAGCACTTGCTAATAATATCGTAACTGGTATCACTGCGGGATTCACTCGCCAGCTTGAGATCAACGGCGTTGGTTATAAAGCAGCTGCAAAAGGTAAAATTCTAGAGCTTTCTCTTGGTTTTTCACACCTTATCAACTATGAGCTACCAGCAGGCGTTGAAGCTAGTGTTGAGAAAAACGTTATTACTATCAAAGGCGATGACAAACAAGTAGTAGGTCAAGTGGCTGCTCAAGTTAGAGGATTTAGACCACCTGAGCCATACAAAGGCAAAGGCGTTAAATATCTAGAAGAACGCATCATCCGCAAAGCGGGCAAGACATCTAAGAAGTAA